The Pedobacter ginsengisoli region AAGAAATACGCATTGCTTAAAGCCGGTCAGCAACATTGGGCGCAGCAACCCTTATCAGAACGTATTTCGGTTGTTCATAAATTTTACGACCTGCTCGATCTTGAAAAGGAGAAGCTTGCAGCAATACTTACTTCCGAGGTTGGCAAGCCGTTGCAGCAGTCACGCAATGAGCTTAACGGCGCAAGGGTAAGGATTCAATGGATGCTGAACAATGCTGAGAAATACCTTTCAGATGAACTGGTGACTGATACTGATGAGCTGAAGGAGAAAATCTCTTACGATCCGCTTGGTGTAATTTGTAACATATCGGCATGGAACTATCCTTACCTGGTAGGAGTAAACGTATTTGTACCTGCTTTACTTGCCGGAAATGCCGTAATGTATAAACCTTCGGAATATGCATCCTTAACCGGATTGGAAATTGAGCGTTTGCTTAAAAAAGCAGGTGTGCCCGAAAACGTATTTCAAATAGCCATTGGTGCTAAACAAACAGGAGAACATTTGCTGGATATGGATTTCGACGGATATTTCTTTACCGGATCCTATAAAACAGGGAAACACATTTACGAAAGAGTAGCCAAAAAAATGGTTCCTTGCCAGCTGGAGCTTGGCGGCAAAGATCCGTTGTATGTAGCAGATGATGTAAAAGATATTAAAGCAGTAGCTGCCGGCACAGCCGATGGTGCTTTCTATAACAATGGGCAAAGCTGCTGTGCCGTAGAACGTATTTACGTACATCAAAATGTATACGATGCTTACGTAGCTGCCTTTGTAAAAGAAGTGAACTCCTGGAAATCGGGACTGCCTACAGAAGATGAGGTGTATATTGGTGCCTTAACCAGAAAAGAGCAAATAGGCTTACTGAAGCATCAGGTTGAAGACGCTTTGGCAAAGGGCGCTGCTTTATTGCAAGGTGGCAAACAAAAAGACGGTAAAGGATATTATTTTGAACCTACAGTTTTAACCAATGTAACCAACGATATGAAAGTGATGCAGGAGGAAAGTTTTGGCCCCATCATTGGAATTATGAAAGTAGCAGATGATCAGGAAGCATTAGAGAAAATGAAGGATACCAGCTACGGGCTTACCGCGTCGGTTTATTCTGATAACAGGAACAGAGCTGAACGTATTCTTTCGCAAATTGATTCCGGTACAGGATATTGGAATTGCTGCGATAGGGTAAGTGCGGGTGTGCCATGGAGTGGCAGAAAACATTCAGGTATCGGAGCTACCTTATCACATCAGGGGCTGCGTGCGTTTACCAAGCCTAAGGCCTGGCATTTGAGAAGTTGAGGATTTTGCCATAATATTAAGCGATTTTGGCATATTCCAAATTCTGTCATATAAAGTATTTATCTTTAATTGATAGGCCAAATAGGGAGTGCTTCAATGAATCTAAATAGTGAATTTTCTGATTATCAGCTGATCCAGCTTGTAAAAGCCGGAGACCATAATGCATTTTCAGAAATTTACAATAGGTACTGGGGTATCCTTTATGGGCATTGTCTGAAGATGCTTAAGGATGAAGCCGAAGCTCAGGATGTTGTTCAGGATCTCTTTATGAGCCTCTGGGCAAAATCAGCAGAACTGGATGTTAAGACCAATCTGCTGGGCTACCTTTACATCACAGGCAGGCATAAAGTTTTGAATACGATTCGCAAACGTAAAACCAGCGATAAATTTATTGAAGCTCTTGGTGCATATGCCGCTACTAATAACGATTCTGTTATCGATCAGATTAATGAACGAGAACTGGCAGCAGCGATAGAAGCTGAAATCAAAAACCTCCCTCAAAAAATGAGAGAGGTTTTTGAATATAGCCGAAAAGAATACCTGTCGCACCGTGAAATTGCCGACCAGCTTGGCATTTCAGATAAAACGGTTAAGAAACAGGTAGCCAATGCCATCCGCATACTTCGTTTACGTCTTACCGTTCCTGCAACACTGCTAATTATGGTTACCTGGTATTTAAATAAATAATTTTCATTTTCTCCTACTCCCTCAGGCTTTGGCAGGTGTCTTTACTAAAATTAAGACCAAGCCCTCATGAACAAAGATAGTGTAGAACAACTTATAGACCGGTATTTAGCAGGAACCTGTACTTCAAAAGAAAGGACACTTATTGAGCGGTTTTATATGGACGAGGTCTTAAACCGTAAACTTCCCGAAAATATTACCGATCCAATACATGCCAAAGATGCAATGTGGAAAGTAATATCAGCACAGGTAAATCCTAATCATACCCCTAAAAAGAAAAAAACATTAAACCTTTACAGAAACATAGCAGCTGTGGCAGCAGTACTAATTACTGTAGGGCTTGTATTGTACTTTTACCCTCAAAATAAAATCAATAAAACTGAGCAGGTAGTAAAACAAAATCGCGCTATCGGAATTAATCCTGGCGGTAATAAAGCTACACTAACTTTAAGCAACGGAGAGCAGATCATATTGAATGAAGTAGATAGCGGAGTGCTGGCCAATCAGTTTGGGGTAGTAATCCGGAAAACAAAAGATGGCCAGCTGGCCTATAACCCGGCACGCGAATACCTTTTAGGAGATGATTTGTCTTACAATACCATTTCCACCCCAAATGGCGGACAATATCAGGTAACCTTGCCCGATGGAACCAGTATCTGGCTAAATGCGGCAACCACAGTACGTTTCCCAATCCGCTTTGCAGGTAAACAAAGAAATGTCAGCTTAGTAACCGGCGAGGCCTATTTTGAGGTTGCAAAAAACAAGAAAATGCCATTTAGAGTGAGTAGTGAAAAACAGGTAATCGAAGTGTTGGGAACTCATTTTAACATTAACAACTATGCTGATGAAACCAGCCTTAAAACAACTTTACTTGAAGGATCTGTTAGGGTGCTGGCACAAACAGGAACAGGAAAACGTAATGTGATATTAAAACCTGGCGAACAGTCTGTTGTGGCCACAGAGCTAAAAGTTGAAAAGGCCGATCTGGAAGAAGTAATGGCCTGGAAAAACAACAGGTTTACTTTTAACAGCATGCCGCTTGAAGGTATTATGCGTCAGATATCCAGATGGTACAATGTAGATATTGAATATAAGGGAGGTATTTCGGGTAAAGAATTTACAGGAACCATTTCCCGCTATGCAAATGTAACACAGGTATTAAACATGCTTGAATTAACAAATCTGGTTCATTTTAAAATTAAAGAAAGGAGAATAATAGTTATGCCATAAGCCATACTTATTATCAAATGGACCTTAAAATACCGGAAGCGCTGATAACACTCCCGGTAAAGTAGGGGTTTTCATTTTGATCATTGCAACTAAACAAAATCAAATTATTTGAATCGTTTCAGAATTCCAGCCGGAAAAAACGATTCAGGAAAAACTAACCTAACCAAATGTATGAAATTTTATACTTTATTGAGGTATAAGTTAACTATGCTTATGCATCAACAATATTATCCTGGAGCTATCAGGGTAGTATTTAACCAACCATTAACAAGGAAAATAATTATGCGTGCCAAATTAACCTTTGTTTTCTTAGTCACCTTGTTTATTCAAATGGGCATTGCTGCCAATGCCCAGAGAATTACTTTGTCGGCGAAAAACAAGGCTTTAAAAGAGGTATTTAAACAAATTGGAAAGCAAAGTGGCTATCAGTTTCTGTATGGCGATGATGTGCTTGAGGGTACCAAACGTATAAATGTTGTGGCTAACAATGCTTCTCTGGAAGAAGTACTTAAACAATGTTTTGCAGGTCAGCCAATTACTTATACTATTGTCGACAAAACAGTAGTCATCAAACCCGCTATTTCAATCAGAACCACTTATATGGTGGCAGTGGGTTTTTTGAAGGGAAAGGTTACAGAAGGCAAAACAGGGCTGCCAATGGCAGGGGTAACTATTAAACTTGATGGCGAAGGTGCCAGTTTCACTAAAACATCTGATGAAGCCGGTAATTATACTTTCGGTAATTTAAAACCGGGTGCATACAAAATTACCTGGCATTACATTGGCTACACCTCTCAGTCAAAAGACATCACCATTACAGATGGGCAAAACACCGACATCAATATTGCGCTTAACGAAGAAGCCGCAATGTTGGGCGAGCTGGTAGTGGTTGGTTTTGGTACACAAAAGAAAGCTGACCTTACCGGAGCAGTAGGGGTAGTAAATGTTGAAAAATCACTTACTTCCAGACCTGTTACCAATGTTCAGGAATTACTTGCCGGAACAGTTCCCGGATTAAACATCTCAAAAGGTTCAGGAGCAGTAGGCTCTGGCGCCTCTCTAAACATCCGTGGTACCTCTACAATAGGCGGCAGTTCGGGTGTTTTAGTATTGATTGATGGTTTTCCAGGCAATATTTATACCTTAAATCCTAACGATGTCGAGAGTATCTCTGTGTTAAAAGATGCGGCATCAGCTTCAATATATGGTTCCAGGGCTGCCAATGGTGTTTTATTGGTTACCACAAAAAAAGGGAACAAAACCGGAAAACCTATGGTTGAGGTTAACAGTAGTGTAGGTGTACAAAAACCGCAATTTATGCTCGATTTTGTAGGCTCGGCAGATTATATGAAACTATGGGATCAGGCTCTTGTAAATGATGGAAAGCAACCGCTTTACGGCAGTAAAGGACTTGAAGATCTGGCTGCGGGAAAATATGCCGACAACAAATGGTATAAAGAAATTTATAAAAACAATACCATTATTAACACCAATAACATCGCAATTTCCGGCGGAACCGAAAATATTACCTATCGCGTTTCCGGTTCTTACGATTATCAGGATGGAACCCTGCCAAATAACAATTACAACAAGTACGTTTTTCGTCCTGATGTAAATATTAAAATCTCCGATAAACTTAGACTTGCTACAAACCTGCAGTACACCCAAACTTATATCCTGCAACCTCAGGGTGGAACAGATGCATGGCAGTCGCAGGCTGCCCGTGCTGCACCTATCAGCCCTATTTATACTTCACAGGGCCAATATGGCATAGGTTCTTCTATGGTGGGCAATACCATAGCCGGCTTAAATCAGGGCGGATATAACAATGCCAAGTACAAAGAACTGTTTGGAGTAGCCGATTTGATCTATACACCAATAGAAAACTTAAACATTAAAGGCTCATATGCCCGCACTTCAACAGATCAGCGTACTACCGATAGGTTACTTGCCTACAATTTGTATGATGATAAGGGAGAAATAGCTGCAAAGAAAAACCTGGTAACAGGCTTAACCGAAAGTTTTTCAAGCAACTACAGAAATGTTTTTCAGGCAACTGCCGATTATGGCTATAGCCTAAACAAGCATTCATTTAAAGCTTTGGCCGGTTATTCTCAGGAATATGTGTACAACAACAGCTTTAGTGCATTTCGTGATAACCTGCCTTTTGGGAACATCGATGTTTTAAATACAGGATCATCAACCAATATGCAAAACACTGGTACAGCTTCTGATGTGGCCATCAGGTCTTACTTTGGACGATTGAACTATGATTACGATGGGAAATATCTGTTGCAGGCAAATATCCGTGCCGATGGTTCTTCGCGTTTTGCCAAGGGGCACAAATGGGGCTATTTCCCTTCTTTTTCTGCCGGATGGAATATTCATAAAGAATCTTTCTTTAACCTGCCATGGGTTAGCAGCTTAAAGCTTCGCGGTTCATGGGGTATATTGGGAGATGCCGAAAAAGTTGGTTTGTATCCAACAGCCGAGGTGTTAACCTACCGCCCAATCATTTATGGATTTAATGGGGTTACCGTTCCGGGTGCATATAATGGCGTATCTGTTAACAGAGGGATAAGCTGGGAAGAGTCTAAACAAACTGATATTGGTATAGATATGTCCCTATTGGGTCAGAAAATAGCCATCAGTGTAGATTACTTCATGAACAAAAGAGATAACATCTTAAACAACCCTCCGGTAAGTGCCGAATTTGGCTTGCCTGCACCATTCAGCAATTTGTTAAAAATGGATAGCAAAGGCTGGGAGTTCCTGGTAAACTATAAAGATCATTCGGGCGATTTTAATTGGGGATTTGATTTCAATACCTCTTTCTCTAAAAACAAGGTTGTTGATCTTGCAGGTAAAGGCCCGCAAATTGGTGACACTTATACCGATGTTGGCTTGCAATATCAATTGCCTTATGGGTTAAAAGCTATAGGCCTGTTTCAAAGTGCCGAGGAAATTGCAAACAGCCCAAATCAGGGGCCTAACGTATTTCCGGGAAATATCAAATATCAGGATACCAATAACGACAAGGTTATTGACGGTAAAGGCAGGGTGATTTTAAATGACAAAGTAGTAATAAGATTTGGTTCTAACCTTAATTTTGGATGGAAAAACTTTGATCTCTCAGCAAATGTAACCGGAGCAATAAATGGAATGAGGTATATGAGTGGTTACGAAGGCTGGGCCTTTTTCCTTTCGCAAAATGCCCGCCCACTTGCTTTAGATAACTGGACTCCAGAAAATCCTAATGCTTCTTACCCACGGTTGTCGATCCAGAATACTTCTAATGATACCAAGTATTCCAGCTATTGGTTAAGAAAAGCTGACTATATCAAAATACAGAATATACAGCTTGGTTATCAATTGCCGCAATCTGTATTGAGCAAACTAAAACTTAACTCGCTCAGACTTTTTACATCTGTTCAAAATCTGGCAACCATAACAAACTACACTGGTTTTGATCCCGAAGGAGGATATTATCCGCTTTCAAGAACATTATCATTCGGGTTAAACCTTAAATTCTAAAGAGATGAAAAGAAAATATATTTACCTGCTTGCTGTGATCTTAGTTGCCAGCAGTTGTAAAAAGGGATTTTTGGACACTTCACCACTTGATCAGTCCTCTGATGCCACCTATTGGAAAACGGCAGATGATGCCCAAACCGGCTTAAATGCCGTGTATGCTACTTTACCTGATAGCCGCGATTTCTGGAGAGATTGCAGCAGCGACAACTCAGTTATGACCAATGCCTGGGGCGAAGGAGGAATGGGATATATCAGTATGGGTACCTATTCTGCAACTGATGGTTACATTGCTGAAGAATGGCGATATGATAATATCCGCAGGGCTTTGTACTTTATCGATAAATTAAGTACGATGACCATTGATGCAAATCTTAAAAAGAGATTTGATGCCGAGGCCAGGTTTATTTTGGCAATGAGGTATTTCCGTATGGCGCAGCTGTTCGGAGATCTGCCGCTGATTAAAGAAAAACCGGTTACACTGGAAGAATCGAATTTATCACGCAGCCCAAAACAAGAGGTTCTTGATTATGCACTGCAAAACGTAGAAACTGCAATTGCAGGTTTACCTGCTACTTACGGTGCAGCGGCAGATAAAGGTCGTATTACCAAGGCAGCAGCTTTAATGCTAAGGGCTAATATTTATTTGTACATGGCCAGCATGAAAAAGTTCCACAACGGACAAAACGATGCGGCATTATGGACCGAAGCAGCAAAATCAGCCAATGATGTAACCACAATGGGTTATGATCTTGAAGATGATTATTCGTCATTATTCAAAAAAGAAGCAAACAACAACAATAAGGAAGTAATTTTAGCCTATCAGTATGTTCAGGATAAATTTACACAGTTCCTGGCGGTATTGGCCTCTCCAACCGGAACAGGTATAACAGGCGAGGGCTGGGCAAGTTTTTGTCCAACCAGAGATCTGATTGATTCGTATGAATGTACCGACGGAAAGTCCATTAAAACATCTGCTCTTTACGATTTAAACAAACCTTACGAGAACAGAGATGCCAGGCTAAAAATGACTTTTATGCTTCCGGGTGTTCCAGTGTTAAGGCCAAATGGAACCTTTACCCCTTATCAGCCACATCCATCTTATAATATGCCCGAAAGGATGAACAATGAAGGGGGAGGCTTAACCGGCTACATGTATTTGAAATTTAATGATCCTACAAACCCTAAACCCGGAGAAAACTGGGCCAACTGGCCGATCTATCGCTATTCTGAAACATTGCTAATACTTGCTGAAGCATTGAATGAATCAGATCCGGGAAATACCAAAATTACCTGGGCAATGAATAAGGTGAGGGCAAGAGCAGGGCTTCCCGGTGTGGATGCATTGCTTGGCGATCAGGCTAAAATGAGGGATGCGATCAGGGAAGAACGTCGCCATGAATTCGTAGCAGAACACAAAAGATATTTTGACCTGCTTAGATGGAAAACTGCCGAATTGGTATTAAGCAAACCTGCTTATGGTATTAACAGTAATGTTGCTGATCCTGTAGGCGATTGGACAAAACCTATGTTTAAAGCTCAGGACAGAGTATTTAACGTAAACAAAAATTATATATGGCCGGTTCCTCAATCTGTAATAGACAGAAATAAGAGCCTGTTACCACAAAATAAAGGTTGGTAAGCCTCTGATAATTTCATTGTATCTTAACGATCCGAAAGCATTTTCGGATCGTTAATCCACTAAATGTAAACGCTAACCAAGTATAAGATTAAACAGAAATAGAGATTTTTAACATGCACAAGAAACCATCCAACAGAAGAGATTTTATTAAAAAAGCAGGCTTGTTTACGGCTAGCCTTGCAGCGGTGCAATTCCCGGTATGGGGTAAAAGTATATTTGCATTAGATTATCCGCTTCATAACATCCCCGAAAACAAGGGTATAGACCCTCAGTGGATTAAAACACTTTACAACCGAGGCGAAGAAACAACATACTTTAAGAGCAAAAATGAATTTAAATATATCGGGATGCCAGTGGGTGGTCTTCATGCTGGAACGGTGTATGTTGGTGGCGATGGGCGACTTTGGTTGTGGCAAATATACAATGAGACTTTTGAAGGTGCACAGGAGGGAATAGAGCCTAAAACGGTGAACTGGAATGATGGCGTAGAGGTTAGAAAGATCCGTGCCAGAGATGGCTCGGCCTATATTGAACCGGCTATTGCTAATAACAAGCGTGTTTTGGAGCAAGGCTTTGCGGTTAAGGCAGTGGTTAATGGCAAAACCTTTATTAAGGAATTAAGCGAGGAACATTGGGACGAGATTGTGTTTAAGCCAGCCTACCCGATGGCTACCATAAAATATAGCAGTAAAGATTTTCCTGTAGCAGTATACCTAGAGGTGTATTCACCATTTATTCCTTTGGATGCACAAAATTCGGCTTTGCCTGCAACTATTTTGCGTGTAGAAGTAAAAAATACCAGCAACAGCAGTATAAATGTTTCGGTTTTAGGCTGGATGGAAAACGGAGCGAATAAGCTAACCGGAAAAGTGAAAACCGGAAAAAGGAAAAATGAGGTGTTGGCAGTCGAAAATTCAAGTAGCATCTTCTCTTCATTTGAGGCTGTCAGCGATGATGTGAAAAATGCACAGGATAGCGGTACAATGTGCTTTACCTTACACAAAACAAAGGGAAAAACATATACCGCCCTTGATCCGTGGCCGGTTAAAAGCAAGCATTTTGGAGCTGCGGCTACAAGCTCTTCAACTGCAGATGCACCTGAAAAACTGGTTGGAGGAATTGAGATAGCAGAAACTGTTAGCCCCGGAAAATCTTTTAAAGCCGATTATTCAATCAGCTGGCATTTTAACAATGCAAATGTGAACCTTAAGAAAATAGTTAAGGATGCACAAGAGGGATTTCATTACGCTACCCGGTTTAAGGATGCCGGGGCAGTGAGTGCTTACCTGCAATCGAATTTTGAAAAGCTGACAAAAACAACCGAGTTATGGAGCACAACATGGAACGACTCTACACTGCCATACTGGTTCCTGGAACGTACTTTTATTAATATTGATACACTTGCAACGGCAAATACCTATCGTTTTGCAGATGGCCGGTTCTGGAGCTGGGAAGGTGTCGGAGCATGTGCAGGAACCTGTACCCATGTATGGCAATATGCACAGGCTGTCGCCAGGATATTTCCTGAACTGGAACGTGACTTAAGACATCGGGTAGATCTTGGTGTTGGGTTTAAGGAAGACAGTGGCGCCATTATATTCCGTGCAGAAAACGAAAGCAGGCCAGCAATTGACGGACAAGCTGGTACAGTGCTCAGGTTTTACCGTGAGCATCAGATGAGTGGCGACAATACATTTTTACAAACCAACTGGCCAAAAATTAAAAAGGCAGTCCAGTTCATGTTAGATCAGGATAAGAATGGGGATGGGATGACGGATACCCCGATGGAAAACACCCTGGATGCAGTATGGGAAGGTGAAATTGCATGGATTGTGGGCCTTTGTATCGCTGCTGCCAGAGCAGGGCAGGC contains the following coding sequences:
- a CDS encoding FecR family protein encodes the protein MNKDSVEQLIDRYLAGTCTSKERTLIERFYMDEVLNRKLPENITDPIHAKDAMWKVISAQVNPNHTPKKKKTLNLYRNIAAVAAVLITVGLVLYFYPQNKINKTEQVVKQNRAIGINPGGNKATLTLSNGEQIILNEVDSGVLANQFGVVIRKTKDGQLAYNPAREYLLGDDLSYNTISTPNGGQYQVTLPDGTSIWLNAATTVRFPIRFAGKQRNVSLVTGEAYFEVAKNKKMPFRVSSEKQVIEVLGTHFNINNYADETSLKTTLLEGSVRVLAQTGTGKRNVILKPGEQSVVATELKVEKADLEEVMAWKNNRFTFNSMPLEGIMRQISRWYNVDIEYKGGISGKEFTGTISRYANVTQVLNMLELTNLVHFKIKERRIIVMP
- a CDS encoding TonB-dependent receptor, translated to MKFYTLLRYKLTMLMHQQYYPGAIRVVFNQPLTRKIIMRAKLTFVFLVTLFIQMGIAANAQRITLSAKNKALKEVFKQIGKQSGYQFLYGDDVLEGTKRINVVANNASLEEVLKQCFAGQPITYTIVDKTVVIKPAISIRTTYMVAVGFLKGKVTEGKTGLPMAGVTIKLDGEGASFTKTSDEAGNYTFGNLKPGAYKITWHYIGYTSQSKDITITDGQNTDINIALNEEAAMLGELVVVGFGTQKKADLTGAVGVVNVEKSLTSRPVTNVQELLAGTVPGLNISKGSGAVGSGASLNIRGTSTIGGSSGVLVLIDGFPGNIYTLNPNDVESISVLKDAASASIYGSRAANGVLLVTTKKGNKTGKPMVEVNSSVGVQKPQFMLDFVGSADYMKLWDQALVNDGKQPLYGSKGLEDLAAGKYADNKWYKEIYKNNTIINTNNIAISGGTENITYRVSGSYDYQDGTLPNNNYNKYVFRPDVNIKISDKLRLATNLQYTQTYILQPQGGTDAWQSQAARAAPISPIYTSQGQYGIGSSMVGNTIAGLNQGGYNNAKYKELFGVADLIYTPIENLNIKGSYARTSTDQRTTDRLLAYNLYDDKGEIAAKKNLVTGLTESFSSNYRNVFQATADYGYSLNKHSFKALAGYSQEYVYNNSFSAFRDNLPFGNIDVLNTGSSTNMQNTGTASDVAIRSYFGRLNYDYDGKYLLQANIRADGSSRFAKGHKWGYFPSFSAGWNIHKESFFNLPWVSSLKLRGSWGILGDAEKVGLYPTAEVLTYRPIIYGFNGVTVPGAYNGVSVNRGISWEESKQTDIGIDMSLLGQKIAISVDYFMNKRDNILNNPPVSAEFGLPAPFSNLLKMDSKGWEFLVNYKDHSGDFNWGFDFNTSFSKNKVVDLAGKGPQIGDTYTDVGLQYQLPYGLKAIGLFQSAEEIANSPNQGPNVFPGNIKYQDTNNDKVIDGKGRVILNDKVVIRFGSNLNFGWKNFDLSANVTGAINGMRYMSGYEGWAFFLSQNARPLALDNWTPENPNASYPRLSIQNTSNDTKYSSYWLRKADYIKIQNIQLGYQLPQSVLSKLKLNSLRLFTSVQNLATITNYTGFDPEGGYYPLSRTLSFGLNLKF
- a CDS encoding RNA polymerase sigma factor; this translates as MNLNSEFSDYQLIQLVKAGDHNAFSEIYNRYWGILYGHCLKMLKDEAEAQDVVQDLFMSLWAKSAELDVKTNLLGYLYITGRHKVLNTIRKRKTSDKFIEALGAYAATNNDSVIDQINERELAAAIEAEIKNLPQKMREVFEYSRKEYLSHREIADQLGISDKTVKKQVANAIRILRLRLTVPATLLIMVTWYLNK
- a CDS encoding aldehyde dehydrogenase family protein → MMNVVNPATEEIITILIENDRPSLDKKYALLKAGQQHWAQQPLSERISVVHKFYDLLDLEKEKLAAILTSEVGKPLQQSRNELNGARVRIQWMLNNAEKYLSDELVTDTDELKEKISYDPLGVICNISAWNYPYLVGVNVFVPALLAGNAVMYKPSEYASLTGLEIERLLKKAGVPENVFQIAIGAKQTGEHLLDMDFDGYFFTGSYKTGKHIYERVAKKMVPCQLELGGKDPLYVADDVKDIKAVAAGTADGAFYNNGQSCCAVERIYVHQNVYDAYVAAFVKEVNSWKSGLPTEDEVYIGALTRKEQIGLLKHQVEDALAKGAALLQGGKQKDGKGYYFEPTVLTNVTNDMKVMQEESFGPIIGIMKVADDQEALEKMKDTSYGLTASVYSDNRNRAERILSQIDSGTGYWNCCDRVSAGVPWSGRKHSGIGATLSHQGLRAFTKPKAWHLRS
- a CDS encoding RagB/SusD family nutrient uptake outer membrane protein, with protein sequence MKRKYIYLLAVILVASSCKKGFLDTSPLDQSSDATYWKTADDAQTGLNAVYATLPDSRDFWRDCSSDNSVMTNAWGEGGMGYISMGTYSATDGYIAEEWRYDNIRRALYFIDKLSTMTIDANLKKRFDAEARFILAMRYFRMAQLFGDLPLIKEKPVTLEESNLSRSPKQEVLDYALQNVETAIAGLPATYGAAADKGRITKAAALMLRANIYLYMASMKKFHNGQNDAALWTEAAKSANDVTTMGYDLEDDYSSLFKKEANNNNKEVILAYQYVQDKFTQFLAVLASPTGTGITGEGWASFCPTRDLIDSYECTDGKSIKTSALYDLNKPYENRDARLKMTFMLPGVPVLRPNGTFTPYQPHPSYNMPERMNNEGGGLTGYMYLKFNDPTNPKPGENWANWPIYRYSETLLILAEALNESDPGNTKITWAMNKVRARAGLPGVDALLGDQAKMRDAIREERRHEFVAEHKRYFDLLRWKTAELVLSKPAYGINSNVADPVGDWTKPMFKAQDRVFNVNKNYIWPVPQSVIDRNKSLLPQNKGW
- a CDS encoding GH116 family glycosyl hydrolase, encoding MHKKPSNRRDFIKKAGLFTASLAAVQFPVWGKSIFALDYPLHNIPENKGIDPQWIKTLYNRGEETTYFKSKNEFKYIGMPVGGLHAGTVYVGGDGRLWLWQIYNETFEGAQEGIEPKTVNWNDGVEVRKIRARDGSAYIEPAIANNKRVLEQGFAVKAVVNGKTFIKELSEEHWDEIVFKPAYPMATIKYSSKDFPVAVYLEVYSPFIPLDAQNSALPATILRVEVKNTSNSSINVSVLGWMENGANKLTGKVKTGKRKNEVLAVENSSSIFSSFEAVSDDVKNAQDSGTMCFTLHKTKGKTYTALDPWPVKSKHFGAAATSSSTADAPEKLVGGIEIAETVSPGKSFKADYSISWHFNNANVNLKKIVKDAQEGFHYATRFKDAGAVSAYLQSNFEKLTKTTELWSTTWNDSTLPYWFLERTFINIDTLATANTYRFADGRFWSWEGVGACAGTCTHVWQYAQAVARIFPELERDLRHRVDLGVGFKEDSGAIIFRAENESRPAIDGQAGTVLRFYREHQMSGDNTFLQTNWPKIKKAVQFMLDQDKNGDGMTDTPMENTLDAVWEGEIAWIVGLCIAAARAGQAMAEEMNDATFAQTCQTYVANGRKNMEQELFNGEYFIHRPDKVQGRKNLGSYNTCHIDQVYGQSWAFQVGLPRVLSKDKAIAALKALWKYNFTADVGPYIKTHVGGRPYALPGEGGMVMNTNPHNEPKPFGENVSWQLGYFHECMSGFEHQVAAHLMAEGMVEESLILTRFIHDRYHAAKRNPFNEIECSDHYARAMASYGTFINACGFEYHGPKGYIKFSPAWNSENFKAPFTSANGWGSYTQKKAGAKQLHTINLKYGELQLQELAFNKIGAGAVKSVSVMLGTQSIPVQLKQNGTELRITSNKKINVKTNESLNITFS